Proteins encoded by one window of Anopheles maculipalpis chromosome 2RL, idAnoMacuDA_375_x, whole genome shotgun sequence:
- the LOC126557500 gene encoding uncharacterized protein LOC126557500, giving the protein MWMGRCARLAARAGCLLENQAAFPQRAALLSTMRQVKFLEDTIFPPENGLEQNSLYGNNIPIPQVTLDRYLWDQFSNWTNKTAVVCGITGRSYTYGTLRDHCAALAIRLQRKLKLTSSNTLAICLPNIPEFPLVTFGAIEAGLIVTTINPIYTAEEISRQLVDSDAKILIGLASNYAVLKEAAEQAKRDIPIVCIRCTNDESLPDGAIDFFELSNPKGIHYSELRQHDRTADDVVFLPYSSGTTGLPKGVELTHLNIVANSEMLGVKAGNGTVVLPTTDTFQDVLPCVLPFFHIYGLTVTMISKLQLGCKLVTLPNFKPDTFLNALAEHKGSVLHLVPPIIIFLGHHEGVKPKHTESIRNVFSGAAPMGTPDAERFTARAPHAEFIQGYGLTETAPVVMMGALGSRNYASVGSPCPRTQAKIVDLNDPTNTALGPNMSGELLVRGPQVMKGYHNNRKATEDMIIEGGWLRTGDIAHYDDNLQFYITDRLKELIKVKGFQVPPAELEELLRSHESVVDAAVVGMPHPVAGEVPRAFVVAKPGSRVTEDELKAFIAEKVAVYKRLDGGVTFLDSIPKNASGKILRRQIKLEHCS; this is encoded by the exons ATGTGGATGGGACGATGTGCACGACTTGCGGCCCGTGCCGGTTGCTTGTTGGAAAATCAGGCAGCTTTTCCTCAGCGCGCAGCCCTACTGAGCACCATGCGGCAGGTGAAATTTCTCGAGGACACAATCTTCCCGCCGGAGAATGGGTTGGAGCAGAACTCACTGTACGGCAATAACATTCCGATACCGCAAGTTACGCTGGACCGGTACCTGTGGGATCAGTTCAGCAATTGGACCAACAAGACTGCTGTG GTTTGCGGCATTACTGGACGTAGCTATACCTATGGAACGTTGCGCGATCATTGTGCGGCTCTTGCGATTCGATTGCAGCGCAAGCTGAAGCTCACATCCAGCAATACGCTTGCGATTTGCCTGCCCAACATTCCAGAGTTCCCGCTCGTCACGTTCGGTGCTATCGAGGCTGGTCTGATTGTGACGACCATTAATCCGATCTACACGGCAG AGGAAATTTCTCGACAGCTCGTGGACAGTGATGCCAAGATTCTGATCGGGCTGGCTTCCAACTATGCAGTATTAAAAGAGGCAGCCGAGCAGGCCAAACGTGACATACCGATCGTCTGCATCCGGTGCACTAACGACGAAAGTCTTCCAGACGGTGCTATCGACTTTTTCGAGCTTTCGAACCCGAAAG GTATTCACTATAGTGAGCTGCGCCAACATGACCGCACGGCAGATGATGTCGTCTTTCTGCCGTACTCCTCCGGCACTACCGGTCTCCCGAAAGGTGTCGAGCTGACGCATCTGAACATTGTGGCCAACAGTGAGATGCTTGGTGTGAAGGCTGGCAATGGAACGGTCGTGTTACCGACGACGGATACCTTCCAGGATGTGCTGCCGTGTGTGCTTCCGTTCTTCCACATTTACGGGTTGACGGTGACGATGATCTCGAAGCTGCAGCTGGGCTGTAAGCTGGTAACGTTGCCCAACTTCAAACCCGACACGTTCCTAAATGCTCTTGCCGAACACAAGGGCTCGGTGCTGCATCTCGTACCCCCGATAA TCATTTTCCTTGGACACCACGAAGGCGTTAAACCAAAGCACACGGAATCGATCCGGAACGTATTTTCCGGTGCCGCCCCCATGGGAACTCCGGACGCGGAACGTTTCACAGCCCGAGCTCCACACGCCGAATTCATTCAGGGTTACGGATTAACCGAAACGGCACCTGTTGTGATGATGGGAGCGCTTGGTTCTCGAAATTACGCCTCAGTCGGATCACCCTGTCCGCGCACACAGGCGAAGATTGTCGATTTGAATGATCCCACCAATACTGCTCTCGGTCCAAACATGTCCGGTGAGTTGTTGGTGCGCGGCCCACAAGTGATGAAGGGCTACCACAACAATCGCAAGGCAACGGAGGATATGATCATCGAGGGTGGTTGGTTGCGTACCGGTGATATCGCGCACTACGATGACAATCTGCAGTTCTACATCACCGACCGGCTGAAGGAACTGATCAAGGTGAAGGGCTTCCAGGTGCCACCGGCTGAGTTGGAGGAGCTGTTGCGCTCGCACGAATCGGTCGTTGATGCGGCCGTCGTTGGTATGCCGCATCCAGTCGCTGGTGAGGTACCGCGTGCGTTCGTTGTCGCCAAACCGGGCTCCCGGGTAACGGAAGACGAGCTGAAGGCGTTCATCGCGGAAAAGGTGGCCGTGTACAAGCGGCTCGATGGAGGTGTTACCTTCCTGGACAGTATTCCAAAGAACGCATCGGGCAAGATCTTGCGGCGGCAGATTAAGCTGGAGCACTGCTCTTAG
- the LOC126558255 gene encoding E3 ubiquitin-protein ligase Hakai-like: MDSDDGGAKRTGRGRGRARGTRGRGRGRGRGRGKKATRVISSDEEEEVASPEPEKENTAQPEKSAAPAAATSGKRRSVEQEPVKEPALVAPPPTATTQQPAEQNPEPALPDTSILPAPTSAPLIIDMEADISQLEAPTFTTISRGPPEPMLRLNWNHKVNLIGEKVLNPMIYCCDQCDNPILIYGRMIPCKHVFCLQCARSDTLKACPRCKEKVVRVEQTRLGTVFMCTHGGTRYGNTGCRRTYLSQRDLQAHINHRHVTNPAPPTPLTPAQTSMQPLVIPAGHQTVPVQPMELSPMSKMLSDKVNSGGVAPQRKNSSEQLNSPRAGMMRQAELGEGYYGYGNTSVAQQHLSRTGYSPYGHQTSSPQQQQQQQQPSSGSSSLWNQSSNQYYR; this comes from the coding sequence ATGGAttctgatgatggtggtgcaaAGCGAACGGGCAGAGGGCGCGGACGCGCAAGAGGCACCCGGGGACGTGGTCGGGGACGTGGACGTGGCCGTGGCAAGAAAGCAACCCGTGTAATCTCATCCGACGAGGAAGAGGAGGTCGCATCGCCAGAaccggaaaaggaaaacacggCACAGCCGGAAAAATCAGCTGCTCCGGCTGCAGCTACCTCCGGGAAACGGCGGAGCGTCGAGCAGGAACCGGTAAAGGAACCGGCACTGgttgcaccaccaccaacagctaCCACACAACAACCTGCcgagcagaatccggaaccggcATTACCGGATACGAGCATTCTTCCGGCTCCAACCAGCGCTCCGCTCATCATCGACATGGAGGCAGACATTTCGCAGCTGGAAGCACCCACCTTCACCACGATCAGCCGTGGCCCACCGGAACCGATGTTGCGCCTCAACTGGAACCATAAGGTCAATCTGATCGGTGAGAAGGTGCTCAATCCGATGATCTACTGTTGCGATCAGTGCGACAATCCGATCCTGATCTATGGGCGGATGATACCTTGCAagcatgtgttttgtttgcagtgTGCCCGTTCCGATACGCTGAAGGCTTGTCCTCGCTGCAAAGAAAAGGTGGTCCGAGTGGAACAGACTCGACTGGGAACTGTTTTCATGTGTACACACGGTGGTACACGGTACGGCAATACAGGCTGCCGACGTACGTATCTGTCCCAGCGCGATCTGCAGGCACACATCAATCACCGACACGTGACAAATCCTGCTCCACCTACTCCGCTGACACCCGCCCAAACATCGATGCAACCGCTTGTTATTCCAGCGGGACATCAAACGGTTCCGGTTCAACCGATGGAACTGTCGCCCATGAGTAAGATGCTGTCGGACAAGGTGAACTCCGGTGGAGTTGCTCCACAGCGCAAAAACTCCAGCGAACAGCTTAATTCACCACGGGCTGGTATGATGCGGCAGGCTGAGCTGGGCGAAGGATATTACGGTTACGGGAACACTAGCGTAGCGCAACAACATTTGTCCCGTACCGGTTACTCGCCGTATGGACATCAGACTTCATCaccccagcaacagcagcagcagcagcaaccgtcGTCCGGATCGTCGTCTTTGTGGAATCAATCTTCCAACCAGTACTATCGCTAA
- the LOC126557272 gene encoding ATP-binding cassette sub-family B member 10, mitochondrial — protein sequence MFINVIRGSESKFRPCTFHSLRFISSTNGFERPTGSTLHSFRKRSYTVGSSHRYGAEGFRNQQLIAGNLWLGASSGHRFASSGKGDANQNGAISGSSESKEEDSVTKQSKLKLRSSDVKRLLEFAKSEQWNITGGIGCLIISSAITMSVPFGLGKILDIIYASSAETGMAKEKLDQFCLLLGGIFLLGGLANFGRVYLFSNASLRITKNIRAKVYSSMLNQEAGWFDRKGTGELVNRLSSDTYLVGNSLSMNLSDGLRSSAMILAGTGMMIYTSPHLALVGMCIVPCVAGGAVVYGRYVRNITRELMDKYAEIMKVGEERLGNVKTVKVFCKERFEKQLFSEQLLDALNIGYRETKARATFYGMTGLSGNIIILSVLYYGGTMVNNSEMTIGALTSFILYAGYTAISIGGLSNFYTELNKGVGSASRLWEIIDRKYTIPIEGGIEVIKPPEGQIQFSNVVFHYPSRPDAPILDGVNLTIEPGTSTAVVGRSGSGKSTIASLMLRLYDPQQGSVRLDGTDLRDLNPSSLRRHIGAVNQEPVLFSGSIRENILYGLNMGEKISESSFQRVVREAHVDEFVRNFPDGLNTLVGQRGVMLSGGQKQRVAIARAIIRNPKILILDEATSALDAVSEELIQNALEKLTKNRTVLTIAHRLSTIRNATNIAVLQDGHIVEHGNYEELIATDGGVFRELVQRQTFSSAAVS from the exons ATGTTTATAAATGTGATTAGAGGAAGTGAAAGTAAATTCCGACCGTGTACGTTTCACTCGCTTCGCTTCATCTCTAGCACAAATGGATTCGAAAGGCCGACAGGGAGCACGTTACACAGTTTCCGAAAACGATCGTATACCGTTGGCAGCAGTCACCGGTACGGTGCGGAAGGATTTCGTAATCAACAGCTGATAGCCGGCAACCTATGGTTAGGAGCATCGTCGGGCCACCGCTTTGCTAGCAGCGGTAAAGGGGACGCGAACCAAAATGGTGCAATTAGTGGGAGCTCTGAAAGCAAGGAGGAAGATTCGGTTACGAAACAATCCAAGCTGAAGCTACGTTCGTCTGATGTGAAGCGTCTGCTGGAGTTTGCGAAATCCGAGCAATGGAACATAACAG GTGGCATTGGATGTTTGATAATTTCATCCGCAATCACTATGTCGGTCCCGTTTGGGCTTGGAAAAATTTTGGACATCATCTATGCTAGCTCGGCTGAGACCGGTATGGCAAAGGAAAAGTTGGATCAATTTTGTCTACTTCTCGGTGGGATTTTTCTACTCGGTGGACTAGCAAACTTTGGACGCGTTTATCTATTCAGCAATGCTT CACTACGAATAACGAAAAACATCCGTGCCAAGGTGTACAGTTCCATGCTAAATCAGGAAGCCGGTTGGTTCGATCGGAAAGGCACGGGCGAGCTGGTAAATCGACTCTCCTCCGACACGTACCTGGTGGGCAATTCGCTCAGCATGAACCTATCCGATGGGTTGCGATCGTCGGCAATGATACTGGCCGGTACGGGGATGATGATTTACACCTCGCCCCATCTGGCACTGGTGGGTATGTGTATCGTGCCTTGTGTTGCCGGTGGAGCGGTCGTTTACGGCCGGTATGTGCGTAACATTACGCGCGAGCTGATGGACAAGTATGCGGAAATTATGAAAGTCGGCGAGGAACGGTTGGGCAATGTAAAGACGGTGAAAGTGTTCTGCAAGGAACGGTTCGAGAAGCAACTGTTTTCGGAACAGCTGCTAGATGCGCTTAATATCGGATACCGGGAGACGAAGGCTCGTGCCACATTTTATGGAATG ACGGGCTTATCGGGAAATATTATAATTCTTTCCGTGCTTTACTACGGTGGTACGATGGTGAATAATTCGGAAATGACGATAGGAGCGCTAACCTCATTCATCCTGTACGCCGGTTACACTGCCATCTCGATAGGAGGATTAAGCAATTTCTACACGGAACTTAATAAGGGCGTTGGTTCGGCAAGCAGACTGTGGGAAATTATTGACCGGAAGTACACAATTCCGATCGAAG GAGGAATTGAAGTAATCAAACCACCGGAGGGACAGATCCAGTTCAGTAATGTAGTTTTCCACTATCCATCCCGCCCGGATGCACCCATTCTGGACGGTGTAAACTTGACAATCGAACCAGGCACTTCGACTGCCGTTGTAGGGCGCAGTGGGTCTGGCAAGTCTACCATCGCTTCCCTAATGTTGAG GCTTTACGACCCGCAACAAGGCTCTGTACGGTTGGATGGAACTGATCTGCGCGATCTAAATCCATCCTCGTTACGCCGTCACATCGGCGCAGTGAATCAA GAACCAGTTCTGTTTAGTGGCAGCATACGGGAGAACATTCTGTACGGCTTAAATATGGGTGAAAAAATATCGGAAAGTAGCTTCCAGCGTGTCGTACGTGAAGCGCACGTGGATGAATTCGTACGTAACTTCCCAGACGGTCTTAATACGCTCGTCGGTCAGCGCGGTGTAATGCTGAGCGGTGGCCAAAAGCAACGTGTAGCCATTGCACGTGCAATTATTCGG AACCCAAAAATACTCATACTCGATGAGGCAACTAGCGCACTGGACGCAGTATCGGAAGAACTGATACAGAACGCACTGGAAAAGTTGACCAAAAATCGTACCGTGCTAACGATCGCCCATCGGCTCAGTACGATCCGTAATGCGACCAACATTGCGGTGCTACAGGATGGCCATATCGTAGAGCATGGCAATTACGAGGAACTGATCGCAACTGATGGAGGTGTCTTTAGGGAACTGGTGCAGCGACAAACGTTTAGCTCCGCTGCCGTTAGTTAA